NNNNNNNNNNNNNNNNNNNNNNNNNNNNNNNNNNNNNNNNNNNNNNNNNNNNNNNNNNNNNNNNNNNNNNNNNNNNNNNNNNNNNNNNNNNNNNNNNNNNNNNNNNNNNNNNNNNNNNNNNNNNNNNNNNNNNNNNNNNNNNNNNNNNNNNNNNNNNNNNNNNNNNNNNNNNNNNNNNNNNNNNNNNNNNNNNNNNNNNNNNNNNNNNNNNNNNNNNNNNNNNNNNNNNNNNNNNNNNNNNNNNNNNNNNNNNNNNNNNNNNNNNNNNNNNNNNNNNNNNNNNNNNNNNNNNNNNNNNNNNNNNNNNNNNNNNNNNNNNNNNNNNNNNNNNNNNNNNNNNNNNNNNNNNNNNNNNNNNNNNNNNNNNNNNNNNNNNNNNNNNNNNNNNNNNNNNNNNNNNNNNNNNNNNNNNNNNNNNNNNNNNNNNNNNNNNNNNNNNNNNNNNNNNNNNNNNNNNNNNNNNNNNNNNNNNNNNNNNNNNNNNNNNNNNNNNNNNNNNNNNNNNNNNNNNNNNNNNNNNNNNNNNNNNNNNNNNNNNNNNNNNNNNNNNNNNNNNNNNNNNNNNNNNNNNNNNNNNNNNNNNNNNNNNNNNNNNNNNNNNNNNNNNNNNNNNNNNNNNNNNNNNNNNNNNNNNNNNNNNNNNNNNNNNNNNNNNNNNNNNNNNNNNNNNNNNNNNNNNNNNNNNNNNNNNNNNNNNNNNNNNNNNNNNNNNNNNNNNNNNNNNNNNNNNNNNNNNNNNNNNNNNNNNNNNNNNNNNNNNNNNNNNNNNNNNNNNNNNNNNNNNNNNNNNNNNNNNNNNNNNNNNNNNNNNNNNNNNNNNNNNNNNNNNNNNNNNNNNNNNNNNNNNNNNNNNNNNNNNNNNNNNNNNNNNNNNNNNNNNNNNNNNNNNNNNNNNNNNNNNNNNNNNNNNNNNNNNNNNNNNNNNNNNNNNNNNNNNNNNNNNNNNNNNNNNNNNNNNNNNNNNNNNNNNNNNNNNNNNNNNNNNNNNNNNNNNNNNNNNNNNNNNNNNNNNNNNNNNNNNNNNNNNNNNNNNNNNNNNNNNNNNNNNNNNNNNNNNNNNNNNNNNNNNNNNNNNNNNNNNNNNNNNNNNNNNNNNNNNNNNNNNNNNNNNNNNNNNNNNNNNNNNNNNNNNNNNNNNNNNNNNNNNNNNNNNNNNGGGCTTGGGAAGGGGGCGAGGACAGGTGAAGCATGGGGCGGGCTGGAACACCAGTAGGGGTGAcctgggaaggggcaggtggGGGCTGGAAGAATGGGCGAGGGTGGGAAGAGCCGAGAGGGCTGGGCCCTGAAAGTGGAGTACCTGGAGGAAAGGAGGCAGGGCGGACCTGGGGAAAAggcggggtggggcggggcctgGAGACAGGGTGGGCTGGAAGAGGGGGCCCTGGaggagaggtggagcagtggtGGGCCTGGGAAGGTGGAGTGTGgtggggcctggggaagaggagagcaTTGGGGGTGGTTGGGAGCGGGGGGTCTGAAagagagtggagcgggctgggccATGAGAGGATGGGGTGAGGCctggagagagaggcagagtggagtcaggctggaaggaggggtAGTGCTGGGAAAGAAGGtgtggagcagggtgggctgaggggaaagggtggggcttGGGAGGAAGGGGCGGGCTGGAAAGGGGGGGCCTGgtaagaggtggggaggggtccATGGGAAAGGGTGGGCGGGAGAGGGCGGGGCAGGTTGGCGGAGAGGAGGGGGCTAGGTAGGGGAAGAGgctagagcaggggcggggctggggaagaggtggggcctgggaAAGATAAGAGCTAGCGGGTGGGCGCGGGACgagaggtgggtggggagaggcggagcaggggaCAGGGTAGGGGGACAGAGGCAGAAAGGTGCGGTGCGTGGggaagggtggggctgggagagggcgGGTGGGAcctgggaagaggtggagcgggGCAGGTAGGGGGTAAGAGGTCAGAGCACGGGGCGGGCGCCTGGGAAGCGGTGGGCTGGGAAGAtacagagcaggggactgggctgcggggaagagggttgggctgGCGAGCAGGCGTAGGAAGGGGCCAGGGTGGGTGTGGTGCGGCTACAAGAGCGGTGCCTGCACGCCGGAAtgggtggggccatggggaaggcaGGTTGGGACTGGGAAGAGGTgagcggggcagggaggggagaagggcagaagcagggcggggctggggaaagggtggggctgtggggaagaggtggagcaggggcagggtagggggaagaggcagagcaggggcggggcctggggaaaagggtggggcctggggaagacgtggagcagggtctgggcctggggaaggggtggggcgggAGGTCCAGTTGTCAGACAGCAGAATGTTGGCCACCCATGCTAGGTAGGGAATTGGGGGTGGCAGCGCGCCCTGGGCGAGGTCTGAGCGGATGGGGAAGGATGTGGGGCGTCCAGGTTGCCCAGGGATGGTCTGGGCTTGGGATGTGActcctggggggggcggggagtctTTCTGACCTGCTGATGGGCTCCCGGGCTGGAGATGCGCCTGCTCCTGGGGGTTTCCTCAGGGCAGGACAAGGGGACacagctgccctgctgggctgGTCACTGCCCCCTTCTGCCTGGAGCTCTGGGGACATGCGGCTGGTGCCCTGTGTGCTGGCGGCTGGGCGCAGCATCTTGTCCTGTTCCTGCCATGCAGGTTGTGCTACTGACCACAGACAGCCAGGGCTGATGGAGTCAAGAGAGAAGTGCAGGTGTCTGTTCCTCACTCCCCCcattcctgctgcccccccgTCCCCTCAATGCCCTTGACCTGAGCCCCCGGGGTGCGGCCCCACCCACACTGCTCCCCGTTCACAGTGgcactggagtggggctgggcactAGAGCTGGGAGACTGACCGTTCTCTTTGCTTTCTCTGTCTCCgtgcgtctgtctgtctgtctttctctcagCAGGTCGTCTGCACTGTTCTTTCATAAAGACACCTGACAGTGGGccgccttcctcctcctcctcctcttcctcccccccacgGACCCCCTTCCCCTATGTCACCTGCCACCGCACACCAAAcctctcctccttcttcccaTGTAGGTAGCAGTGCCCAGGCGAGTGCCCAGGCCCCGCCCTGCTGGGGGGAGAGCGCATTGGGGAGGCCTcatcctacccccccccccaatctcccTGCACATGGTCACTGCGAAAGGAGGTGGCAGCTGCAGGGCACTAGGGGTTTGGCCAGGGAGATGGGAGGAGAAAGCAGCTGTGGGGACCAAATGGGAGAGCCAGGAATCTTCTTTTTCACAGACACCAGCTGGGGCGTGCCGGGGGGTCAGGGTGCCGGGGGGTCAGGGAGGCCAGGGCCTGCTGACGGGACACAGCGTGCAAGGGGACCGGGGcatgctgggggcggggctggccaCGGGCAGGGGCGTGCTGGGATGTGCCGAGGGGCTGGCTTCAGTAGAATAAATATGTGAAATGTCTCCCCAAAGTGGCAAAGCGGCGCCTGGTTCAGGTGGGCGCAGGATTGCCCCGGCCCGTCAGGGGGCCTGCTCCCGCTGCAGAGCTGCCCCCGTGGCCTGGCATGTGCTAGGCGCTGGGCCCAGTTCCCATGGGGTTTCTAGCTCCGGTGAGGGTGTGATGCAGGCCTGGGGCCTGAATTCCTacctggctggctgtggggagagcCTTGGAGTGCGGGGGAGCAACCCCGCTCATGTCTGTGAACTCCAagggctggccctggggcccccagctgcctggctggagtGTTCTGCTGTCAGGCCGGTGCTCGAACACCCAGGGGCCTGTGCTCTGGCAGGCGTGAGGCCTTCTCCCTGCCGCGTGCCccagggggcggaggggggagccGCCCCCAGACTCTTGGCTGGAAAAGGAAAGTCCAGGATGGGCTGACGGTGGGAAGGGCTATGCATGCAAATGAGGTAATGCATATTAATTTGCACACGAGGGGCCTGCTTATTTGCACACGTGCCAATGCACTGGCTGGCGAGGGGTCGGCCTGGGGCCCCTTCAGCTTCCATCTCGCTTGTTCGCAGGCAGCCAGTCGGACGCTCACAGAAAGGCCTCGGctgtgggctgcagcccctgtgaCTCCAGCCCAGCCTCCACACCCATCGGGGAGCAGATCGAAAGGGCCCTAGACGAAGTGACGCAGCAGGCCCTGTGGaaaggtggggtgcaggggagcgcagggtgcccctccccagagggcaggtgggagctggggctggcctCTGATGCGCTGTCTCCCTCTCCGTGCAGACTCGCCTGGGCCCAGCAGCGAGGCGCCGGCGCCGCTGATGGCAGACGAGCCGCCTGGGGGCCCTGAGTGGACAGCAGTgcaggggggcaggctgggccccaCCGAGGACCTTGTGTTCCTGGAGCCCAGAGAGCCACTGCTATTCCCCGTGGCCATGGTGCCCGCAGAGGGCGAGTCCTCAGGCCACgcgcagccccccagccccagccccgagAGCCTCATTGACCTGTGGCAGAATGACAGCACCACCCCGCCCGCTGCCTgggagctggccacagctgcgcCGCCGGGGCCCCCCGTGCCCCTCCTGGTGGAGGTGGACGTgcccccagccacccctgcaTCCCCCGCTCCTCCTGACGACAACCTGCTGAACTTCGACGAGCTGCCTGAGCCACCAGCCACCTTCTGTGACGCGGAGCAGGACGAGGAGCCGGCCAGCCTCATTGCGATGGAAGGGCCGCACCAGATGACGCTCAGCTACCAGCATGCCCTGCAGGAGGCCGCCAGCGGGCAGCAGGCCCCCGAGCCCCAGCTGCTGACCAACGGGGAGATGGCCCAGAAGGAAGGGGTGCAGGTGAGCTGGGTGCCAGGTTCCTGTTGCACCTggtgccccttcccccaacctgGCCAGGCAAGAGGCTCCCTGAGGCGCCTGCCACATACTCACTGCGGCCCCGGCTCTACCCTCCTGGCCCCATGGATCCCTTGGTGGGTGGGATCTGGCTCCTGGGCCTTCCTGGGTACAGAGCCTGGCTTAAGCCCACAGCAGTGGGAGGGGTGTCCTGGAGCTGCATGCAGGGTCTTGCCAGCTCCCGGTGCTGGCAAGCCCTGGGTCATGGCCAGGTGGTAAGACGCCAGCTGGAACCAGTGTCCCTGCTGGCCGCTCGCTCTGCTttcggctcctccatggctgctgctgatggcagctcCCTCTCCTTTCCAGGCCAGCGAGGGCTACTTCAGCCAGTCGCAGGACGAAGAGTTCTGCCAGGTGGAGACGTCTGCCAAAACTCCTCCTGCTGTGTTCTACGCCAAGCCCCCCGGTGAGTGGGGCAGCCCTGGGCATGTAGGGGGCAGCCCAGCACCCTGCTTTGCTCCCCTTTgaggggggcactgggctgcctGGCACTAACACGTCCGACTCTCCCACAGAGATCGACATCACCTGCTGGGACGCCGATCCGGTGCCTGAGGACGAGGAGAGCTTTGGGGGCAGCGTCTAAGGCTGGGCCCTGTGCGTGTCAGAGCCCCGGGACCGCCACCGTGAGATCCCAGCAGTGCAAGACGGCCACAGTGAGGGgcccagccccatccctctccGTCTGCCTGTGCCCTGGGCCCAGTTGGACAGGCCA
This sequence is a window from Chelonoidis abingdonii isolate Lonesome George chromosome 7, CheloAbing_2.0, whole genome shotgun sequence. Protein-coding genes within it:
- the DBN1 gene encoding drebrin; the protein is MYGFCSVKEPQAALPKYVLVNWVGEDVADARKCACASHVAKIAEFFQGVDVIVNASSVEDVDPGAIGQRLSNGLARISSPVLHRLRLREDENAEPVGTTYQKTDAAVEMKRLNREQFWEQAKKEEELRKEEERQKVLEERLRFEQERMEQERMEQEERERRYREREEQIEEHRRKQQTLEAEEARQRLQEQSIFGEQQHEEENGQDLKKSESEVELSLSPCVCLSVFLSAGRLHCSFIKTPDSGPPSSSSSSSSPPRTPFPYVTCHRTPNLSSFFPCSQSDAHRKASAVGCSPCDSSPASTPIGEQIERALDEVTQQALWKDSPGPSSEAPAPLMADEPPGGPEWTAVQGGRLGPTEDLVFLEPREPLLFPVAMVPAEGESSGHAQPPSPSPESLIDLWQNDSTTPPAAWELATAAPPGPPVPLLVEVDVPPATPASPAPPDDNLLNFDELPEPPATFCDAEQDEEPASLIAMEGPHQMTLSYQHALQEAASGQQAPEPQLLTNGEMAQKEGVQASEGYFSQSQDEEFCQVETSAKTPPAVFYAKPPEIDITCWDADPVPEDEESFGGSV